In a genomic window of Muntiacus reevesi chromosome 1, mMunRee1.1, whole genome shotgun sequence:
- the RASSF8 gene encoding ras association domain-containing protein 8, whose translation MELKVWVDGVQRIVCGVTEVTTCQEVVIALAQAIGRTGRYTLIEKWRDTERHLAPHENPIISLNKWGQYASDVQLILRRTGPSLSERPTSDSVARIPERTLYRQSLPPLAKLRPQIDKTIKRREPKRKSLTFTGGAKGLMDIFGKGKETEFKQKVLNNCKTTADELKKLIRLQTEKLQSIEKELESNEIEIRFWEQKYNSNLEEEIVRLEQKIKRNDVEIEEEEFWENELQIEQENEKQLKDQLQEIRQKITECESKLKDYLAQIQTMESGLEAEKLQREVQEAQVNEEEVKGKIGKVRGEIDIQGQQSLRLENGIKAVERSLGQATKRLQDKEQELEQLTKELRQVNLQQFIQQTGTKVTVLPAEPIEVEALHADTEREAPFQSGSLKRPGSSRQLPSNLRILQNPISSGFNPEGIYV comes from the exons ATGGAACTTAAAGTCTGGGTGGACGGAGTTCAGAGGATTGTTTGTGGGGTCACCGAGGTCACAACTTGCCAGGAGGTTGTCATAGCCTTAGCTCAAGCAATAG GTCGAACTGGAAGGTACACTCTTATAGAAAAATGGAGAGATACTGAAAGGCACTTAGCACCTCATGAAAATCCTATCATATCCTTAAACAAATGGGGGCAGTATGCTAGCGATGTACAGCTGATCTTACGTCGCACGGGGCCATCTCTCAGTGAGCGACCCACGTCGGATAGCGTGGCTCGAATTCCTGAAAGAACTTTGTACAGGCAGAGTTTGCCCCCCTTAGCTAAACTGAGGCCTCAGATTGACAAAACAATCAAAAGGAGAGAACCTAAAAGGAAATCATTAACATTTACAGGAGGTGCCAAAGGATTAATGGACATTTTTGGAAAaggtaaagaaactgaatttaaGCAAAAGGTGCTGAATAACTGCAAAACAACAGCAGATGAGTTGAAGAAGCTGATCCGTTTGCAGACAGAGAAACTCCAATCCATTGAGAAAGAGCTAGAatcaaatgaaatagaaatacgATTTTGGGAGCAAAAATATAATTCTAACCTCGAAGAGGAAATTGTCCGCCTGGAGCaaaagatcaaaagaaatgatgtagaaattgaagaggaagagtTTTGGGAAAATGAATTACAGAttgaacaggaaaatgaaaaacagcTGAAAGATCAACTTCaagaaataagacagaaaataacagaatgtgAAAGCAAGTTAAAGGACTATTTGGCTCAAATTCAGACTATGGAAAGTGGTCTTGAAGCAGAAAAATTGCAACgggaagtccaagaggcacaagtAAATGAAGAAGAGGTTAAAGGCAAGATCGGTAAGGTCAGAGGGGAAATTGACATTCAAGGCCAGCAGAGTCTAAGGCTGGAAAATGGTATTAAAGCTGTGGAGAGATCTCTTGGCCAAGCCACCAAACGATTACAG GACAAAGAACAAGAATTGGAGCAGTTGACCAAAGAGCTGCGGCAAGTCAACCTCCAGCAGTTTATCCAGCAGACCGGGACGAAAGTCACCGTTCTGCCAGCGGAACCCATTGAAGTGGAGGCCTTGCATGCAGACACAGAAAGGG AGGCACCATTCCAGTCCGGGTCTCTGAAGCGGCCTGGCTCCTCTCGGCAGCTCCCCAGTAACCTGCGTATTCTACAGAATCCTATCTCGTCCGGTTTTAATCCTGAAGGCATATATGTATAA